One region of Drosophila teissieri strain GT53w chromosome 2L, Prin_Dtei_1.1, whole genome shotgun sequence genomic DNA includes:
- the LOC122626311 gene encoding sorbin and SH3 domain-containing protein 1 isoform X25 translates to MIHQTLAPPRSKSSSYSKNKAVHWRQKLHRSCNDLELEDEPFPDPQGLWHSTEINENPWQRPQSSGADSNIRNTGHITTATGNNNVCDIPNCGKILWIHRREYDYKRSAPPRPPSPSNYHGVPGAGGFHVVGLPLTPQPNQRQAYLANQHAIGASMPLLLWQQQQQHRQHLQQLQHRKYQNLQHRWPSNVNIHFKTPIRHEQRQNLSEEEIAIRQAEHMQKLYHEERRRKYLQELQDMNSRRHTDNFTPSQKSPIALNRYDDFPTDVTLKSLVGPKTVARALFNFQGQTSKELSFRKGDTIYIRRQIDANWYEGEHNAMIGLLPASYVEIVSRDGARTPSKRPSEGQARAKYNFQAQSGIELSLNKGELVTLTRRVDGNWFEGKIANRKGIFPCSYVEVLTDIGAEDIAARTTTVITSQSTTNLRPNLDVLRTNINNEFNTLTQNGAQPPNGILKETRTLHKTDALHVDTSSEPLAYRALYKYRPQNSDELELLEGDVVHVLEKCDDGWFVGTSQRTGCFGTFPGNYVERA, encoded by the exons ATGATCCACCAAACGCTGGCGCCGCCCCGCAGCAAATCCTCCAGTTATTCCAAGAACAAGGCGGTTCACTGGCGACAGAAGTTGCATCGCAGCTGCAACGATTTGGAGCTGGAGGATGAGCCATTCCCGGACCCGCAAGGCCTGTGGCACAGCACGGAGATTAATGAAAATCCCTGGCAAAGGCCACAGAGCAGTGGGGCTGACAGCAACATTCGTAACACCGGCCACatcaccaccgccaccggcaacaacaacgtcTGCGACATACCCAACTGTGGCAAAATCCTGTGGATACATCGCCGGGAATACGATTATAAGAGATCCGCACCTCCAAGGCCACCCTCCCCTTCGAACTACCACGGTGTTCCGGGTGCAGGTGGCTTCCACGTGGTGGGACTGCCCCTCACTCCGCAGCCCAACCAACGGCAGGCCTATCTGGCCAACCAACATGCCATCGGGGCTTCCATGCCACTGCTcctgtggcagcagcagcagcaacatcggcagcatctgcaacagctgcagcatcGGAAATATCAGAACCTGCAACATCGGTGGCCAAGCA ACGTGAACATCCACTTCAAGACACCCATCAGGCATGAGCAACGCCAGAACTTGTCCGAAGAGGAAATAGCCATTCGCCAAGCGGAGCACATGCAGAAGCTCTACCACGAGGAGCGCCGTCGCAAGTATCTACAGGAGCTGCAGGACATGAATTCGCGCCGCCACACGGACAACTTCACCCCGTCGCAGAAGTCGCCCATCGCCCTTAATCGCTACGATGACTTCCCCACGGACGTGACCCTGAAGTCGCTGGTGGGCCCCAAGACGGTGGCCCGTGCTCTCTTCAACTTCCAGGGACAGACCTCCAA GGAGCTATCCTTCCGCAAGGGCGACACCATCTACATCAGGCGGCAGATCGATGCCAACTGGTATGAGGGCGAGCACAATGCCATGATTGGACTGCTCCCAGCCAGCTATGTTGAG ATTGTCAGTCGAGATGGCGCCCGCACGCCATCCAAGCGACCATCGGAGGGTCAGGCCCGTGCCAAATACAACTTCCAGGCCCAGTCGGGCATCGAGCTCTCCTTGAACAAGGGCGAACTGGTCACTTTGACACGCCGAGTTGATGGCAACTGGTTCGAGGGCAAGATCGCTAACAGGAAGGGCATCTTCCCGTGCTCCTACGTGGAG GTACTTACTGATATTGGTGCTGAGGACATTGCGGCCAGAACAACCACCGTGATCACCAGCCAGAGCACCACGAATCTGCGGCCTAATCTCGACGTGCTGCGCACAAACATCAACAATGAGTTCAATACGCTGACGCAAAATGGAGCACAGCCACCGAACGGAATCCTTAAGGAAACGCGGACGCTGCACAAGACGGACGCCCTCCATGTGGACACCAGTTCCGAACCATTGGC GTACCGCGCACTGTACAAGTATCGGCCACAGAACTCCGACGAACTGGAACTGCTCGAGGGAGATGTGGTCCATGTGCTGGAGAAGTGCGACGACGGATGGTTCGTGGGCACCTCACAGAGGACCGGCTGTTTCGGCACATTCCCCGGCAACTACGTGGAAAGGGCCTAG
- the LOC122622203 gene encoding general odorant-binding protein 68, whose protein sequence is MDLPLALRKMCSQLFAFLLLLLTAWVTGRSTPSELDEDCELNSVDTMHDFCCDLHDESPQFSDCQMEWHEKIQYQTDEEEQTYMFCTAECSFNNTQFLGKDRRSLNLNEVKEHLESDLVNDADIELLYGTYVKCDKHALSLLPHKGVKQIARRLAYHGCHPYPGLVLECVANEMILHCPTKRFRETAQCEETRNHLKQCMQYLKYKS, encoded by the exons ATGGATTTACCCCTGGCATTGCGGAAAATGTGCTCCCAACTGTTTGCatttctgctcctcctcctgacCGCTTGGGTGACGGGCAGAAGTACTCCATCGGAGTTGGATGAAGACTGCGAATTGAATTCTGTAGATACAATG CACGATTTCTGCTGCGACCTGCACGATGAGAGTCCCCAGTTTAGCGATTGCCAGATGGAATGGCACGAAAAGATTCAATACCAGACGGATGAAGAGGAGCAGACGTACATGTTT TGCACCGCAGAGTGCAGTTTCAACAATACGCAGTTCCTGGGCAAGGACCGCCGTTCACTGAACCTCAATGAGGTAAAGGAGCACTTGGAAAGCGACCTAGTCAACGATGCGGATATAGAGCTCCTCTATGGCACCTATGTCAAGTGCGACAAGCATG CGCTCTCACTGTTGCCGCACAAGGGAGTGAAGCAGATAGCCAGACGCCTTGCGTACCATGGCTGTCATCCATATCCCGGGCTGGTCCTCGAGTGCGTGGCCAACGAGATGATCCTGCACTGTCCCACTAAGCGGTTCCGTGAAACAGCCCAGTGTGAAGAGACTCGCAATCATTTGAAGCAGTGTATGCAGTATCTAAAGTACAAATCCTAG
- the LOC122622197 gene encoding cell growth-regulating nucleolar protein has translation MVFFTCNICGESVKKPAVEKHYQMRCRGNDKNVSCMDCLKDFYGEEYVAHTKCISEAQKYASQSQGFAAKEPRNKNAQKQESWMDIIRSILDSSEYNLTPAVRSAFQKLQSVDNVPRKKAKFENFVGNCMRMPRNQATQVWDILEKELNKMKEAKQTELARAKAEKVAEIQWQQKAEAEEEEEEAPPKKKAKVEATEDAASEETANGITGDFDWATHLTKIVTKQSDGIFLEKLRKKLLKKYSKHLSVEELTEKQAKKFQKRFLKQLKLADSLQVDGDLVKIAS, from the coding sequence ATGGTCTTCTTCACGTGCAACATCTGCGGCGAGTCGGTAAAGAAACCGGCGGTGGAGAAGCACTACCAGATGCGCTGTCGCGGCAATGACAAGAACGTGTCCTGTATGGACTGCTTGAAGGACTTTTACGGCGAGGAGTACGTGGCACACACCAAGTGCATCTCCGAGGCCCAGAAGTACGCCAGCCAAAGTCAGGGCTTTGCCGCCAAGGAGCCGCGCAACAAGAACGCTCAGAAGCAGGAGAGTTGGATGGATATTATCCGATCGATCCTCGACAGCAGCGAGTACAATCTAACTCCGGCCGTTCGATCCGCCTTCCAGAAGCTTCAGAGCGTCGACAATGTGCCCCGCAAGAAGGCCAAGTTTGAGAACTTCGTGGGAAACTGCATGCGCATGCCTCGCAACCAGGCCACCCAGGTGTGGGATATTCTCGAGAAGGAACTGAACAAGATGAAGGAGGCAAAGCAAACGGAGCTGGCCAGAGCCAAGGCGGAGAAGGTGGCGGAAATACAGTGGCAGCAGAAGGCAgaggccgaggaggaggaggaggaggcgccaCCCAAGAAAAAGGCCAAAGTGGAGGCCACAGAAGATGCTGCTAGCGAGGAGACCGCAAATGGCATTACGGGCGACTTCGATTGGGCAACCCACTTAACTAAAATCGTTACCAAGCAATCAGATGGAATTTTCCTGGAAAAACTTCGTAAAAAGCTGCTTAAGAAGTATTCTAAGCATCTGTCCGTCGAGGAGTTGACCGAAAAACAGGCCAAGAAGTTTCAGAAACGGtttttaaagcaattaaagCTCGCCGACTCCTTGCAAGTAGACGGCGATTTAGTCAAGATTGCTAGCTAG
- the LOC122626301 gene encoding ribonuclease Z, mitochondrial, which produces MYLVKSAGSPILKTLQTLTTRNLMAATIASAKDPLTGPRYEREPNVLRKKLASVVPGTVNLQVLGSGANGAPAAVYLFTDQARYLFNCGEGTQRLAHEHKTRLSRLEQIFLTQNTWATCGGLPGLTLTIQDAGVRDIGLHGPPHLGSMLQSMRRFVVLKNLQVRSNDCSEGACFEDSILKVDSLPLISLEDPTKSVINYICQLKPRAGALNLVKCVEQGVPPGPLLGQLKNGKDITLPDGKVVRSADVTEASETALSFVFLDVPSENYLPGLLTHGKRLKKLGEEKLTEVALVVHFTPYHMSSRQEYKDFVVDNFSAETQHIYLSSPLNQFSGYAAAHRIQHQLHQLAPQVFPLLGEQLSCQSQTLSLNLKKTKLDEADSKDKTNENANEAEEQGVVAMTSFHLRPRKGLDRTLESKLTPEEYVKETHNVPGFMELLTKFKEEYSFPDNSADSYPKIIFLGTGSCIPNKTRNVSSILIRTAIDAYVLLDCGEGTYGQIVRLYGREKGELILRQLQAIYVSHLHADHHIGLIGLLRERRQLEPRADPLILLAPRQIEPWLEFYNREIETVEDAYTLVANGELLASPLSGDQVEPLGITSISTCLVRHCPNSFGISLTLAAKPNSEPVKITYSGDTMPCQDLIDLGRDSTVLIHEATMEDDLEEEARLKTHSTVSQAIQQGRNMNARHTILTHFSQRYAKCPRLPNDEDMQRVAIAFDNMEVTIEDLQHYHKLYPALFAMYAEYTEELEQRAVKRELKQERKRKLAET; this is translated from the exons ATGTATTTAGTGAAATCAGCCGGGTCGCCGATCTTAAAAACCTTGCAAACGCTCACAACTCGTAATTTGATGGCGGCCACGATTGCCTCGGCCAAGGATCCCCTAACAGGACCACGCTATGAGCGGGAACCCAATGTGCTTAGGAAAAAGCTAGCATCCGTGGTGCCGGGAACGGTAAATCTGCAGGTTCTGGGCTCTGGCGCCAATGGGGCCCCTGCCGCTGTGTATTTGTTTACAGACCAAGCACGCTATCTCTTTAACTGTGGTGAGGGAACCCAGAGGCTAGCTCACGAGCACAAAACCCGTCTTTCACGCCTGGAACAGATTTTCCTCACACAAAATACGTGGGCAACCTGCGGTGGGTTACCAGGTCTGACTCTGACCATCCAAGATGCCGGAGTGCGCGACATTGGACTCCATGGACCGCCTCATCTCGGTTCTATGCTGCAGTCAATGCGACGTTTCGTGGTGCTAAAGAATCTCCAGGTGCGGTCAAACGATTGCTCTGAGGGCGCATGTTTCGAGGATTCCATTCTGAAGGTGGACTCTCTGCCCCTGATCAGTTTGGAAGATCCGACGAAAAGTGTGATAAACTACATTTGTCAGTTGAAACCGCGAGCTGGCGCTCTGAACCTGGTCAAATGCGTGGAGCAGGGTGTGCCGCCCGGCCCTCTTCTGGGGCAGCTGAAAAATGGCAAGGATATCACACTGCCTGATGGGAAAGTGGTGCGATCAGCAGACGTCACCGAGGCCAGTGAAACTGCATTGTCCTTTGTTTTCCTGGATGTGCCCAGTGAGAACTATTTACCAGGACTTCTTACACACGGCAAAAGGCTCAAAAAGTTGGGCGAGGAGAAGTTAACCGAAGTGGCCCTTGTGGTGCACTTCACGCCTTATCATATGTCTTCTCGCCAGGAGTACAAGGATTTCGTAGTGGACAATTTTTCAGCGGAAACCCAGCACATATATTTAAGTTCTCCACTAAACCAATTCTCAGGCTATGCAGCCGCCCATCGCATCCAACACCAACTGCATCAACTGGCACCGCAAGTGTTTCCACTCCTTGGCGAGCAGCTGTCTTGCCAGAGTCAGACTCTCAGTCTTAACcttaaaaaaacaaagttgGACGAGGCCGATTCGAAGGACAAAACTAATGAAAATGCTAACGAGGCAGAGGAACAGGGTGTAGTCGCCATGACAAGCTTTCACCTGAGACCGAGAAAGG GTCTGGATCGCACCCTTGAGTCCAAGCTCACACCAGAGGAGTATGTTAAGGAGACCCATAACGTACCTGGATTTATGGAACTATTGACCAAATTTAAAGAAGAGTATAGTTTCCCTGACAATTCTGCCGATAGCTACCCGAAAATCATTTTCCTGGGCACAGGCTCCTGCATTCCCAATAAGACGCGCAACGTGAGCTCTATTCTGATTAGGACTGCAATTGATGCCTACGTGCTGTTGGATTGTGGAGAAGGAACTTATGGCCAGATTGTGCGGCTCTATGGACGCGAGAAGGGGGAGCTAATTCTTCGCCAGCTGCAGGCGATTTATGTATCACATTTGCATGCCGACCATCACATTGGATTGATTGGTCTGCTTCGGGAACGGAGGCAATTAGAACCTAGGGCAGACCCACTGATTCTGCTGGCTCCTCGCCAAATTGAGCCATGGCTGGAGTTCTACAATCGGGAAATAGAAACCGTGGAAGATGCGTATACTCTAGTGGCCAACGGCGAACTACTAGCTAGTCCCCTGAGCGGTGACCAAGTTGAACCTCTAGGAATTACGTCCATATCCACCTGTCTAGTAAGGCACTGCCCAAACTCTTTCGGAATCAGCCTCACTCTGGCAGCAAAGCCCAATAGCGAACCCGTCAAGATCACCTACAGCGGCGACACTATGCCATGTCAGGACTTAATCGATCTGGGCCGCGACTCCACCGTTCTTATTCACGAGGCAACAATGGAGGACGacctggaggaggaggcccgGTTGAAGACGCACAGCACCGTATCGCAGGCTATTCAGCAGGGCCGGAATATGAACGCTCGCCACACTATTCTCACCCACTTTTCACAGCGTTACGCAAAGTGCCCGCGATTACCGAATGATGAGGATATGCAACGAGTGGCAATAGCCTTTGATAATATGGAAGTGACCATTGAGGATCTGCAGCATTACCACAAGCTCTACCCCGCCCTTTTCGCGATGTACGCAGAGTACACGGAAGAACTGGAGCAGCGGGCTGTCAAGCGGGAGCTGAAACAGGAGCGAAAGCGAAAACTGGCAGAAACGTGA